gaaaaataacaaggcacccggaaccgacggaattgcagctgaactggtcaagaatggaggtgcacgactagaaaacgagattcatcaaattgttactgaggtgtgggatagcgaatcgatgccttgtgattggaatctcggcatcatctaccccgtatacaagaagggagacaggttggactgcaacaactacaggggtattacggtgttgaataccgcctataaaatattctccctgatccttcaggatcgccttgtcccgcacgtcgaagagatagtaggaaactatcaaagaggattccgaaacggaaaatcaaccactgatcagatcttcaccatgcggcagatcttggagaagatggctgaatacaaaaacgacacataccatctcttcatagacttcaaagccgcatacgatagcatagccagggtaaaactgtacgacgctatgagctcatttggaatcccggccaaactgataaggctagttagaatgactatgaccaacgtcacatgccaggtgagggtggatggaaaactctcaggaccttttgctaccaccaaaggtctgcgccagggggacgggcttgcctgtctcctattcaacttggcgctagagagggccatccgcgactcgagggtggagactacgggaaccatcttctataagtcaacccagatcctggcatacgctgatgatatagacatcattggtctgcggctctcctatgtagcagaagcctaccaagggattgagcaggcggcagagagcctcggattgcagataaacgaggcaaagaccaaactgatggtggcaacatcagcggacctaccaataaataatccgaatctacgtaggtgtgacgtacagataggtgaacgcacttttgaagtcgtcccacaattcacctatcttgggtcaaaggtcagcaacgacaacagcatggaagctgagttgcgcgcaaggatgctggctgccaaccggtcattctacagcctgaaaaagcagtttacctcaaagaacctgtcgcgacggacgaagctgggactatatagtacctatatagtaccagtactcacatacgcctctgagacatggacactgtccaaatctgacgaaaccctcttagccgcgttcgagaggaagatgctcagaaggatacttggccccgtatgtgtggaaggacaatggaggagccgctataatgacgagctatacgagatgtacggcgacctcactgtcgtacagcgtataaagctcgccaggctccggtgggctggccatgttatacgcatggaaacggacgacccagcccgtaaagtctttttaggccgtccacaaggacagaggaggcgtggtaggcccaaattgaggtggcaagatggcgtggaggcgtccgccattaaggccgggataacggactggcagacgaaggcgcgagaccgtgagcggtttcggacactcctgaggcaggccaagaccgcaaagcggttgtagtgccggataagtaagtaagtagtaTCATTGAGCTAGACCACCGATTGGCAAAATACGGATCGCATACGGCTCATGTTCTGGTGTCAGTGTTTGTAGCAATACCGCACTGATCCGGGTATGGTCCGACACCTCTTGAAGGTTAATATAGGATCTCCATACTCTACTCCGACTCAATACGTCCATGGCGTACATAACGGTAACATATCTCTCCAATAATCTGAGCTTGGGTACACGAGGAAACCCAAACCCTTGGGAGGATGGGTTATACGGCTAAATTaggcgaggggggggggggttggtcAGCGTGTGTTCTCCATGTTAGGGGCGGCTGGGTGTCCCTTCTGTCCTGGCATTCTAAGGGGCATTAATCAAGGATGCGTAGGCCCTCCGACGATATAGGAGGTTGGGGGAGAGGACTTGCAAGCCACCCCTAGAAAACCCCAAATGCAACGAAACGTAATCAAAAGATTTCGAATTGGACTAAACGAAACCGACCCACGCAACTGAACAAGGCTAACGATTGGAAACTCGGGACATGCTGCAGGTCCCTCACAGCAACCGGAAGTACCCGCATTCTTGCGAACGAGGTGATTGCCCGTGGCTTCGGAATACTAGCACTTCAAGATGTGCGCTGGAAAGGAGTGACGGAGCGCCCTTATCGGAGTGATTGCATGATCTACCAGAGCGGTGGTGAAAAGCAAGAACTCGGTACGGGGTTCCTGGTCATAGGTGAGATGAGGAAACGAGTGATCGGGTGGTGGCCGATCAATGGCCGGATGTGCAGGTTGAGGATTCGTGGCAGCTGAGCATTAAAAATGTGCATAGTCCACACCTTGGGAGCACCGATGACGATAAAGACAACTTTTATACGCAGTTGGTAACCGCTGCCCACAACACGATGTCAAAATTGTCATCGGGGATTTAAATGCTCAGGTCGGACGGGAGGAGGCATTTAAACCGACGATAGGAAGTTTCAGTGCCCACCAGCTGACGAACGACAACGGGTTTCGGCTCCTCAATTTCGTCTCCTCCAAACACATGACCATCCGCAGCACCTTCTTCCAGCACGCACCTCGCTTCAACTACACCTGGAGATCACCGCAGCAGACATAAtcccagatcgaccacgttctCATCGATAGAAGGCACTTCTCGGATGTAATCGACGTAAGAACCTACAGAGGAGCAAACGTCGACTCAGACCATTATGGTTATGGTTAAGTTACGCCAAAAACTATGCGTGGCTAATAAACTGCGCTACCAGCCTATCCCAAGGCTCAACACACTCAACCGGCTGAGACAAGCTGATGTGGCGAGGGACTTCGCCATCGCGTTTGGAGAAGCGTTGCCGGAGGACACCACTAGCGAGTCTCTCAATGACCACTGGCGTATGGTGGAGCAAGCCATCAGCAGCACGGCCGAGCGAACAATTGGCCGCATGACCCGCAACTGGAGGAAGGAATAGTTTGGTAATGAGTGCAGACGAGCACTCTCCGAGAAGAACGTCGCGCGTACCCGCATGCTCCAGCGCGAGACCCGACAGAACGTGGAAGACTACAGACGACTGAGGAGGCAGCAGACCCGACTCTTCCAGGCCAAGAAGCAGGAAGCAGAGGAGAGCAGCCCTACGACAGCCAGCATGACGATGACGAAGTGCCCACGCCATCTTTGGACGAAGTCATTGATGCCATCAAACAGTTGAAGTGTAACAAGTCAGCTGGCAGCGATGGTCTAGTGGTCGAACTGTTCAAGATGGGTCCGGAGCGGCTTGCCGTCATCATGCATTGGCTGATTGCGACGATTTGGGATCAGGAAGAACTACCGGACGAGTGGAAACGGGGTGTCATACACCCAGTGTACAAAAATGGCGACAGGCTGGACTGTGCCAACTtccgagccatcacagtcctgaATGCTGCCTACAAGATCTTGTCCCGAATACTCTTCTGCAAACATTCGCCTCTTGCTACAGATTTCGTTGGATTTCGTTGGAGCTACCAAGCTGGatttgttggaggcaaatcgACCACCGACCAAATCTTTATTCTACGGCAGATCCTTTAGAAATGCCGAGAGCACCAGATCCCTacgcaccacctgttcatcgacttcaaggcggcctacgatACCATAGATCGGAATGAGCTATGGAATACCATGCAGCAGTACGGATTCCCTGGAAAGCTGATACGGCTGTTGAGGGCCACTATGGACGGGGTACAGTACAAGGTGAGAGTGATAAACATGctttcggaatcgttcgaatttCACCGGGGTCTAAGGCAACATGGATGTTCAACATGgctctggaaggtgtcatgCGAAGCGCGGGTTTCGACATCCGGGGCACGATTTTCACTCGATTTCTCCAATTccttggcttcgcggatgacattGACATCATCGGTCGTACAACTGCGACGGTGTGCGAAGCGTACACCCGACTAAAACGCGAGCCCGGGAGGATTGGATTGAggatcaatgcgacgaagacaaagtacctgcttgccgggGGCTCTGTACGCGATAGATCCCGACTCGGAAGCAGAGTATCGGTTGACGGCGACGATTTCGAGGTGGTAGAGGAGTTCTACTACCTTGACACGATCGTAACTTCGGACAACAACGtaagcagcgaaatccgaAGGTGCATTGTTCAGGGAAGTCGTGCCTACTACGCGCTCCACAAACTCCTGCAATCCAGAAGACTCCAGCAACACACTAAATGTGATATATATCGCACACTGATTCGTCCGGCAGTCCTCTACGGGTACGAGTCTTGGACTATGCTAACGGAGGACGCCAATGCACTCGCCATTTTCGAACGGCGGGTGCTAAGGactatctttggcggtgtgtgcgAGCAGGGCGTATGGAGAAggaggatgaaccacgagctagCTGAGCTGTTTGGCGGTGCAGATATGCTGACGGTCATTAAAGCCGgaaggatacgatggctggggcacgtgatgaggatgccggactcatgcacCACCATGAACCGTCGTCAACGAGGCGTAGAGGAGCACAGCGAGCTCGTTGGCTGGATCAGGTGGAGTCGAACCTGTCGGAGATCGGATGCAGCCGTGGTTAGAGGACTGCAGCCCAGGACCGAGTTTTCTGGAAACGGATTGGCGACCTGGCCATGTCTACTAGACGTGCTCGTACATGAGcaggccaagaagaagaaaaagaagatgcGGCTCACGGGGGCGGtcctgtggtacagtcgtcaactcgaacgactcaataacatggtCGACATGGGTTCatgcctagaatggaccgtgtcACCGTAGCAAGgtctgactatccggctgcgtggtaatgaattatgcTCAGCCTGTACGCGGCATTCGAGACTTATGTCCGCGTATGACGTTACGTCAAATGGAAGAAGAATGAGATGCGGCTCTAAACTGTTCATATATTTCATAGAACTTTCACATAGTTTTGCTCTTGGTAAAAATTTGGCTCTTCACGTGAAACTCTACgattaatttttataattttcccCTTTCGGTCACAAAGAGAGTCGATGATTTACCGTCTAGGTGGCCAAGTGCGTCGGGGTGTGGGAGTCATGGGAGTAGTTCTAGTGGGAGTCGTGGGAGTAGTTCTAGTGGGAGTCGTGGGAGTAGTTCTAGTGGGAGTCGTGGGAGTAGTTCTAGTGGGAGTAGTTGTCGTTGTAGTtggagtagtagtagttgttgttgtaggTGGGGTTGTTGTAGTTGTCGTTGTAGTTGGAGTTGTAGTGGTTGTCGTTGTAGTtggagtagtagtagttgtcgTTGTAGTTGGAGTTGTAGTAGTTGTCGTTGTAGTTGGAGTTGTAGTGGTTGTCGTTGTAGTTGGGGTTGTTGTAGTAGTTGGAGTTGTAGTAGTTGTCGTTGTaggtgctgttgttgtagttgtcgTTGTAGGTGCCGTTGTTGTAGTAGTTTCCGTATTGGTTGAAGATATTGTCGTTATCGTTGAAGTTGAAAAAGTGATGGATGCAGTTGTAGAAGTTGTAGGAATGATGACCGTTGTAGTTGATATTATAGAGCCGGTTGTTTTTGGAAAACATGTTATACCATGATAACACAGCTTGTTCTTTGCCAGTAGAGGAAAGGGACAGTAACAATTTCTCGTAGGCAATTTTGAGACAGGATGTTTAGTTTCGTAATTGTTACCAACATCATTCCAAGGGCAAGCGAGAGAAGGCCAAATGAAGTACTCTGAAATGAAGAAATCTCATATAACGGTGACATTGTGTAGGATATTTCGTCTTACGATATGGCTGTGTTGATAGAAGTGCTTCATTTGGATCTGCGTAATGTGATTGATAATCTCGAACATCATGCCGAGGACAGAGCCGTTTCCCATTAGAGGGATGCACTGAAGTTTTAGGTTGCGGCGGATTAAAATATCTTTTTTGCGTAAATTTCGCACACTGGAGATTGCTTCTGGAACATACTTTGGAACATATGCATTTGCGGTGTCAGTAACAGTCACTTTATTTGAGAATGATCCACTAAGTTCTTCACACTCTAGTTGGCTATTTGTAAGCAATCTGTTCGCCAAAACTAAGGTTAATAGCAGCAGGATGatcacaccaacaaaacaagtAACACGCTTTCTTCTATTGCACCGTTGTATGCACGTGTATGCTAATGAACTCATATTGAAATAGCTAACCAGCCACCACGAAAGAGCGTCAACGAAAAACTCATGTTTACAAGCACGCGATATGCCTTTATAATAAAACCCAAGACTCTATCACAATGTTGCTGTATCGTTTCAGACGTGTCGACTAAATACGGAAACTTAATTATAAACAATGTTGAGATATTCTTCGTGCGATGTCGCGactatttttttgcttgtacAATATGACCTCACTGCGAATACGTTTGCGTACCAACTACTGGTTTCGCTCTCAATAGTTCTGTTGTAAGACAGGTCGAGAACGTGATGAATAAAAACGACGCAGAAACATTTTGCAGGAACCTTAATGAATCAAACTGAAATTCATCGCGTTACACTGTTTCTAGATGATGTTCACAATTTCCGCTACAATTTTTATCGataattttcttaattttctaattttcttttccaaaCATATGGATGAcaacatttgcatttgcaagAAATCGAATAGTGACAAATGATATAGTTATCGATTGACTCCAAAAGGGCTTTTCGCTGAATTATGCGATACATAATGTATGAGAAGTACATACACGTACTGACGGTAatttagtagtagtagaagtcATATTAAAGAAGATATATTTACTTTCAattaaacttcttcttctttgacacaacaaccgctgtcgatcaaggc
This genomic interval from Anopheles merus strain MAF unplaced genomic scaffold, AmerM5.1 LNR4000125, whole genome shotgun sequence contains the following:
- the LOC121601611 gene encoding TBC1 domain family member 5 homolog A-like, with protein sequence MFSKNNRLYNINYNGHHSYNFYNCIHHFFNFNDNDNIFNQYGNYYNNGTYNDNYNNSTYNDNYYNSNYYNNPNYNDNHYNSNYNDNYYNSNYNDNYYYSNYNDNHYNSNYNDNYNNPTYNNNYYYSNYNDNYSH